A stretch of Lepisosteus oculatus isolate fLepOcu1 chromosome 11, fLepOcu1.hap2, whole genome shotgun sequence DNA encodes these proteins:
- the LOC102687963 gene encoding protocadherin gamma-A11-like, translating into MIWQVQFCLFVLFTAAVCEVRYSIPEEMTKGSLVGNIAQDLGLDLKRLKTGKARIYTGDSNDFIELNKEKGILVIKERIDRERLCGKTSPCSLQFQIILENPMEFYRITVEITDVNDNAPAFPKNEVRLEISESALTGARFVLERAMDPDVGVNSLQSYSLKPTDHFHLKLQNQPDGSKNVEMVLQKALDREKQDELSLLLTAMDGGDPHMSGTVQIHVTVLDVNDNAPVFSQAVYKTTVIENALKGTLVTTVSASDADKGSNGLVTYSISNIVDGVTDFFEIDRNTGEVVITGEIDYEKAKVYQIDIQAKDHGGLSDSSKIIVSVIDVNDNSPVINLMSMSGSVQEDAPPGTVIAMINVQDPDSENNGHVTCSINEDVPFKITSSSNGFYSLVTENTLDREKDPEYNITIVAKDDGVPFHSSNLTITLKISDVNDNAPVFEKSSFMAYITENNTPGISIFTLKARDADWNQNAKISYVLEETKINGAPVSSYISVSADSGVVHVVRSLDYEQIKTFDINVRAQDGGSPPLSSNVTVQIVVQDQNDNSPQVLYPVHTDGSLVAEMVPRSADSGYLVTKVVAVDADSGQNAWLSYKLLKAPDRALFEVGLQNGEIRTSRQVTDKDAVKQRLVVVVEDNGQPSRSATVNVNVAVADSFPEVLSEFSDFSQDKDYNDNLTFYLVLSLAVVSFLFIASIILILAVTFYRWRQRRLFYRSSVNLPVIPSAFYPPRYADAGATGTLQHVYNYEVCMTTDSRKSDYKYIRPCSQSHWPEPEILNPDPAGTQTIPHAQKEKDPDEDTQVQMLVQPERCSTCTITRCV; encoded by the coding sequence ATGATATGGCAAGTACAGTTCTGTCTGTTTGTCCTTTTTACCGCAGCAGTGTGCGAGGTGAGATACTCTATACCCGAGGAAATGACAAAAGGATCGCTTGTAGGTAATATTGCCCAAGATTTGGGATTAGATCTAAAAAGACTGAAAACTGGTAAAGCTCGTATATATACCGGGGACAGCAACGATTTCATTGAGCTAAATAAGGAGAAAGGGATACTTGTCATAAAAGAGAGAATAGACAGGGAGCGGCTTTGTGGAAAGACTTCACCGTGTTCTTTACAATTCCAGATCATTCTTGAAAATCCGATGGAATTCTATCGCATTACAGTAGAAATTACAGATGTAAATGACAATGCTCCCGCTTTTCCAAAAAACGAAGTGAGGCTGGAAATAAGTGAGTCTGCTTTAACTGGCGCTAGATTCGTGCTCGAGAGAGCCATGGACCCAGACGTTGGCGTTAATAGTCTTCAAAGTTACTCGCTAAAACCAACCGATCATTTTCACCTAAAATTACAAAATCAGCCCGATGGCAGTAAAAATGTGGAAATGGTGCTGCAGAAAGCTCTCGACCGCGAAAAGCAAGACGAGTTGTCTTTATTACTAACAGCCATGGACGGTGGGGACCCTCACATGTCTGGCACTGTTCAAATACATGTTACTGTCCTGGATGTCAATGACAATGCACCTGTTTTTAGTCAGGCAGTATATAAGACAACAGTTATAGAGAATGCTTTAAAGGGTACATTAGTGACTACAGTGAGCGCATCAGACGCAGATAAAGGTTCTAACGGGCTTGTGACATATTCAATTTCGAACATTGTAGACGGTGTGACGGATTTTTTTGAAATCGATAGAAACACCGGTGAGGTAGTGATAACTGGTGAAATTGATTATGAAAAGGCTAAAGTGTATCAAATTGATATACAGGCAAAAGATCACGGGGGTCTTTCTGATTCTAGTAAGATAATCGTCAGCGTTATTGATGTAAATGATAATAGTCCTGTCATAAATCTCATGTCGATGTCAGGTTCGGTACAAGAAGACGCGCCGCCCGGAACCGTTATTGCTATGATCAATGTTCAGGACCCTGATTCGGAAAATAATGGACATGTCACATGTTCCATCAACGAAGACGTACCCTTTAAGATCACATCGTCTTCAAATGGTTTCTATAGCTTAGTAACTGAAAATACTTTAGACCGCGAAAAAGATCCAGAATATAATATTACAATTGTTGCAAAGGATGATGGGGTTCCCTTTCACTCCAGCAACCTGACAATTACGTTAAAAATATCAGATGTTAATGACAATGCGCCGGTTTTTGAAAAGAGCTCATTTATGGCATATATCACGGAAAATAATACACCAGGCATCTCTATATTCACCTTGAAAGCCAGAGACGCTGACTGGAATCAAAACGCTAAAATTTCTTACGTTCTCgaagaaacaaaaattaacGGAGCACCTGTTTCTTCATATATATCAGTCAGCGCTGACAGTGGAGTTGTTCATGTAGTGCGCTCTTTAGATTACGAACAAATCAAAACCTTTGACATTAATGTCAGAGCTCAGGATGGAGGCTCTCCACCACTTAGCAGCAACGTGACTGTTCAAATAGTTGTTCAAGACCAGAACGACAACTCTCCACAGGTCCTCTACCCAGTGCACACTGATGGCTCTCTGGTGGCTGAAATGGTGCCTCGTTCAGCAGACTCTGGCTATCTTGTCACTAAAGTTGTAGCTGTTGATGCTGATTCTGGACAGAACGCCTGGCTCTCATATAAACTACTTAAAGCCCCAGACAGGGCGTTGTTTGAAGTGGGATTACAGAACGGAGAAATAAGAACTTCACGTCAGGTCACTGATAAAGATGCTGTGAAACAGAGGCTTGTTGTTGTAGTGGAGGACAACGGGCAGCCCTCTCGTTCAGCGACAGTGAATGTGAACGTGGCGGTGGCGGACAGCTTCCCTGAAGTGCTCTCGGAATTCAGTGACTTTTCACAGGACAAGGATTACAATGACAACCTGACTTTTTATTTAGTCTTGTCTCTCGCTgtagtttcctttcttttcatcGCCTCAATAATACTAATTCTGGCTGTGACTTTTTATAGATGGAGGCAAAGGAGACTGTTTTACAGGTCCAGCGTAAATCTCCCTGTTATTCCAAGCGCCTTTTACCCTCCCCGTTATGCAGACGCTGGAGCTACAGGAACCTTACAGCACGTGTATAATTATGAAGTGTGCATGACGACTGACTCTAGAAAGAGTGATTACAAATATATCAGACCGTGTAGCCAGAGTCATTGGCCAGAGCCGGAGATCTTAAATCCTGATCCTGCCGGAACTCAAACAATACCTCACGCACAGAAGGAGAAGGACCCTGACGAGGATACCCAGGTCCAG